The nucleotide window TCCAGCTTGCAATCGCGGATATCACTGAGTTCCCCGTGCAGGGTCTCGACATTCTTCTTGCCATTCTCCGTGGGGCGTGTTAGATTCTTCAGGGTCTGGCTGCCGGCAACGACAGGAATGCTTGGACCCCAAGCACACCATGAGAGCAGACGACCCTTGTTGATGGAGCAGCAAGGAGGAGAGGGCCCTTCCGGGCGCTAAACGCGAGACAATTGCTCAAGGGTCACGGACATTGACCTGCTAGACAGCATAATTGATTGTCTTGGCCTGAGGTGGGTAGGTGCAAAGGAAAAGACCCTCTCCCCATTGAGAAGGAACTAGGGGCGCCGCATCTCCATCGAGAGATACTGGTGTTCGTGTGAGGTCTCATGCGAAGGAGGGAAGACATGAGAACCAGTGAACGGGTTTGCTTGGCTCTGAACCGCCTCTTTCCGGCGAGGACGTTGCGCGAAAGGGATTCACCGAAGTCGGCCTACGACGTTGATGCGGGCGAAGCGGAAGAGGTTCTCTCCTATTACGCGCCTTATCTGCAGCTGGGCGGGAAGGTGGTTCTTGATGGTGGCTGCGGCTTCGGTGGCAAGACTGCATATTGCGCGCAGCACGGTGCGTCCTATGTGCTCGGACTCGACAATGACATGCAGCACGTCAGATACGCCCGGAGGTTTTCCGACGCCCCAGCGCAACAAAACCTTGTCTTTATGGTGGGAAGTCTCGCCGCGCTTCCTTTTGCGGATCGCTCCTTTGACGTAGTCCTGCTAAACGCGGTGGTGGAACACATCCGCAGGCAGGAACTCCGGCGTGCCTTGTATGAATGCAAACGTGTCCTAAAGGGCGGAGGAATGCTCTGTGCCTTTTTCCCGCCCTGGACGAGCCCGAGCGCCGCTCATGTTTACGACTACATCCACATCCCTTGGTGCCAGCTGTTCTTCTCCTCCACTACTCTCGTCAACGTGTTGAAAAGGCTCAATCCAGCACCACGCTTCGGCAGGCTTTCGTACATTGACCACTTTCTGGAACTCAACCGAATAACTATCTCTGAATTCAGGCAATTGGTGCGTGAGCTCCGCATGCGACCGATCGCACTTCGTCAGCGAATGATAAAGGGAATGCAGTTTGTCAGGCACGTGCCTATTCTTAATCGGTACCTCACTGCTCATGTTGTGGCGATCCTGCAGAAGGATAACTAGTGCCACGCTGAGACCTGTTTTGTGCCCCAAGGAGACCCGGCCGACAAGGTCGATAGCTCTCAGTCAGACCCGCCCGGAGCTCCTTCACGGAGAATTTGCCAAGGAGGCGGAAAGTCCCTGAAGGCTAGTCCGGGTTTCTCCCCTAGCCTTAGCGCGAGTGAGTACCGCGCTCGCATGGGCTCTATGCACAGTTCACAGGTAGCATGCTGAGGGCGAATGGAGGGTGAAAGGGAAAGGATAGAACATGCCAAAGGAAGGTGAGGTGAGCGTAGGGATATCAGCAGTGGAGCGCGGGCCATACGAGAAACGGTATTCAGTGCTGGCAGCAGTAATGCTGGGGGGTATCATGGGGCCCATCGATGGGAGCATCGTCAATGTTGTCCTGCCCACAGTTAGCACCTCCTTTGGCGTGCCTGTCGCCGTTATCCAATGGGTGCCGATGATCTATTTGCTGACCATCAGCAGTTTGCTGCTCTTGTTTGGGCGGCTCGGCGACATTGTGGGGTATCGCCGCGTGTACCTTGCGGGACTTGCGGGGTTCGTAGTCGCCTCCGCCTTGTGTGGATTGGCGCCTGCTGCCGGATGGCTGATTGCCTTTCGTGCCATTCAAGGACTGGCGGCCGCCATGATGATGGCTGTCCCTTTCGCACTCATCACTGCCGTGTTCCCGCCGCAAGAACGCGGCAAGGCGCTGGGCATCAACGCCATCAGCATCTCCGCAGGACTGGCTATCGGCCCTTCGCTAGGAGGCCTTATTACGTCCACCTTGGGGTGGCGCTTTGTGTTTCTGGTGAACATCCCCATTGGGGTTGCGGGGCTCTTGCTTGCCGCGCGCGTCCTCCCCTCGACAAAGAATGACGCCGCCCGTATTGACTGGCAAGGTGCTGTGACCTGTTTCTTGGCACTGTTCGGGTTTCTCCTCTTTGTCAATCGCGCCCAAAGTGGCCACGTGCCCAGTCTCCTGTGGGGCGTGTTGGCAGCTGCGGGCATCGCGGCGTCTCTCTTTCTCCTCACGGAAAAGAGAACCGTCTCTCCGCTTGTGGACCTCACCTTGTTCCACAACCGCGTGTTCAGCCTCGGACTGGGGGCCGCCTTGCTGAGCTTCATGTCGCAATACGTGCTCGTTTTCCTCACACCGTTCTACTTGCAGCGGGTGCTTCTGCTCCCTGCCAACAAGGTGGGGCTGGTCATGACCGCCTCTCCTTTGGCCGTGATGATTGTGGCGCCGCTGAGCGGTTCTCTCTCCGACCGCATTGGCACAAGGACGTTGGCGTTCCTTGGAGCTGCCATTTCCGCGCTGGCGCTTGCCCTGATGGCAGGCCTCCCCGGTGGTGCCGAGCCACATGACGTAGCCTGGAGGCTCGCCCTGTTTGGGTGCGGCACCGGCCTATTCCAATCGCCAAACAATAGCGCGGTTATGGGCCACGCGCCTAGAAACCGATTGGGCACTGCGTCTGGCGTCCTTGCCACGATGCGCAATGTGGGCATGGTGTTCGGCATCGCGATCGCAGGCGTTGTGCTATACGCAACCACGCCGGCACCTGTTCTGGGAAAGGGTCAGCTTTCAGCAGAAGAAGCAACCATTTTCCTCGCAGCCCTCGGCCGAGCCTTCTG belongs to candidate division KSB1 bacterium and includes:
- a CDS encoding MFS transporter, translated to MPKEGEVSVGISAVERGPYEKRYSVLAAVMLGGIMGPIDGSIVNVVLPTVSTSFGVPVAVIQWVPMIYLLTISSLLLLFGRLGDIVGYRRVYLAGLAGFVVASALCGLAPAAGWLIAFRAIQGLAAAMMMAVPFALITAVFPPQERGKALGINAISISAGLAIGPSLGGLITSTLGWRFVFLVNIPIGVAGLLLAARVLPSTKNDAARIDWQGAVTCFLALFGFLLFVNRAQSGHVPSLLWGVLAAAGIAASLFLLTEKRTVSPLVDLTLFHNRVFSLGLGAALLSFMSQYVLVFLTPFYLQRVLLLPANKVGLVMTASPLAVMIVAPLSGSLSDRIGTRTLAFLGAAISALALALMAGLPGGAEPHDVAWRLALFGCGTGLFQSPNNSAVMGHAPRNRLGTASGVLATMRNVGMVFGIAIAGVVLYATTPAPVLGKGQLSAEEATIFLAALGRAFWVGCLLSVAASLASLARSEHGRQLNP
- a CDS encoding class I SAM-dependent methyltransferase, which produces MRTSERVCLALNRLFPARTLRERDSPKSAYDVDAGEAEEVLSYYAPYLQLGGKVVLDGGCGFGGKTAYCAQHGASYVLGLDNDMQHVRYARRFSDAPAQQNLVFMVGSLAALPFADRSFDVVLLNAVVEHIRRQELRRALYECKRVLKGGGMLCAFFPPWTSPSAAHVYDYIHIPWCQLFFSSTTLVNVLKRLNPAPRFGRLSYIDHFLELNRITISEFRQLVRELRMRPIALRQRMIKGMQFVRHVPILNRYLTAHVVAILQKDN